In Spinacia oleracea cultivar Varoflay chromosome 5, BTI_SOV_V1, whole genome shotgun sequence, a single window of DNA contains:
- the LOC110784638 gene encoding transcription factor BC1 isoform X2, which translates to MAAFQQYPASFLADSVFLSNFSAIKTPGVLDEFIPNLNQFYSASENSQMFYYKEINSSIDNELSSVTEKQRTESLSMADKSDSDEQVTQNSVPVDKKRKSRKGSSPNSANSKEVKQVKCKKQKEDKAAMKVEKKDSNSNEEPPKGYIHVRARRGQATDSHSLAERVRREKIGERMKMLQALVPGCDKVTGKALMLDEIINYVQSLQNQVEFLSLKLASLDPMAYNFGLIDDPMMYGTQAVNNGMALQVPMMQQATSNGIDPSQAFATTNPMSCSATATSSATTTPTFPRSMADRSASLVQQEEKPSLLPLQLRRRRCQECKLATGIEET; encoded by the exons ATGGCAGCTTTTCAGCAATACCCTGCTTCATTTTTGGCTGACTCTGTTTTTCTGTCCAACTTTTCCGCCATTAAAACGCCTGGCGTTTTAGATGAATTTATTCCCAATTTGAACCAATTTTACTCTGCCTCTGAAAATTCCCAGATGTTTTATTATAAAGAGATCAATTCCTCCATTGACAACGAActttcttctgtaactgaaaaACAGAGGACAGAGAGCTTATCAATGGCGGACAAGTCTGATAGTGATGAACAAGTGACTCAAAATTCAGTCCCTGTTGATAAAAAGAGGAAGTCTCGAAAAGGTTCTTCCCCAAATTCTGCTAATTCTAAG gaGGTTAAACAAGTGAAGTGTAAAAAACAGAAGGAAGATAAAGCAGCAATGAAAGTTGAAAAGAAAGACAGCAATTCAAACGAAGAACCTCCAAAGGGTTACATTCATGTTAGAGCAAGGAGGGGTCAAGCCACTGATAGTCACAGCCTTGCTGAAAGG gtgagaagagagaaaattggTGAGAGAATGAAGATGTTACAAGCTCTTGTTCCAGGTTGTGAcaag GTCACTGGGAAGGCCCTCATGTTGGATGAGATTATCAATTATGTCCAGTCCTTGCAAAATCAAGTTGAG TTTTTGTCACTAAAGCTTGCTTCTTTGGACCCCATGGCATATAATTTTGGATTAATAGATGATCCAATGATGTATGGAACTCAG GCTGTAAACAATGGGATGGCATTACAAGTGCCAATGATGCAACAAGCCACCAGCAACGGCATCGATCCATCTCAAGCATTTGCAACCACAAATCCAATGAGCTGCTCGGCCACGGCCACGAGCTCGGCTACGACGACACCCACCTTTCCTAGATCTATGGCTGATAGATCAGCCAGTTTAGTTCAACAAGAAGAGAAGCCAAGTTTGCTTCCTTTACAG TTAAGAAGAAGGAGATGCCAAGAATGCAAGCTAGCTACGGGAATTGAAGAGACATAA
- the LOC110784638 gene encoding basic helix-loop-helix protein 80 isoform X1 — MAAFQQYPASFLADSVFLSNFSAIKTPGVLDEFIPNLNQFYSASENSQMFYYKEINSSIDNELSSVTEKQRTESLSMADKSDSDEQVTQNSVPVDKKRKSRKGSSPNSANSKEVKQVKCKKQKEDKAAMKVEKKDSNSNEEPPKGYIHVRARRGQATDSHSLAERVRREKIGERMKMLQALVPGCDKVTGKALMLDEIINYVQSLQNQVEFLSLKLASLDPMAYNFGLIDDPMMYGTQAVNNGMALQVPMMQQATSNGIDPSQAFATTNPMSCSATATSSATTTPTFPRSMADRSASLVQQEEKPSLLPLQDVGSLYWGGVNEQQQQQSIINQLGFLPVEYHNSY, encoded by the exons ATGGCAGCTTTTCAGCAATACCCTGCTTCATTTTTGGCTGACTCTGTTTTTCTGTCCAACTTTTCCGCCATTAAAACGCCTGGCGTTTTAGATGAATTTATTCCCAATTTGAACCAATTTTACTCTGCCTCTGAAAATTCCCAGATGTTTTATTATAAAGAGATCAATTCCTCCATTGACAACGAActttcttctgtaactgaaaaACAGAGGACAGAGAGCTTATCAATGGCGGACAAGTCTGATAGTGATGAACAAGTGACTCAAAATTCAGTCCCTGTTGATAAAAAGAGGAAGTCTCGAAAAGGTTCTTCCCCAAATTCTGCTAATTCTAAG gaGGTTAAACAAGTGAAGTGTAAAAAACAGAAGGAAGATAAAGCAGCAATGAAAGTTGAAAAGAAAGACAGCAATTCAAACGAAGAACCTCCAAAGGGTTACATTCATGTTAGAGCAAGGAGGGGTCAAGCCACTGATAGTCACAGCCTTGCTGAAAGG gtgagaagagagaaaattggTGAGAGAATGAAGATGTTACAAGCTCTTGTTCCAGGTTGTGAcaag GTCACTGGGAAGGCCCTCATGTTGGATGAGATTATCAATTATGTCCAGTCCTTGCAAAATCAAGTTGAG TTTTTGTCACTAAAGCTTGCTTCTTTGGACCCCATGGCATATAATTTTGGATTAATAGATGATCCAATGATGTATGGAACTCAG GCTGTAAACAATGGGATGGCATTACAAGTGCCAATGATGCAACAAGCCACCAGCAACGGCATCGATCCATCTCAAGCATTTGCAACCACAAATCCAATGAGCTGCTCGGCCACGGCCACGAGCTCGGCTACGACGACACCCACCTTTCCTAGATCTATGGCTGATAGATCAGCCAGTTTAGTTCAACAAGAAGAGAAGCCAAGTTTGCTTCCTTTACAG GATGTTGGAAGTTTATATTGGGGAGGAGTAAAtgagcagcagcaacaacaaagcATTATCAATCAACTTGGATTCCTTCCAGTAGAATATCATAATTCTTACTAG